Proteins from a genomic interval of Tautonia rosea:
- a CDS encoding sugar phosphate isomerase/epimerase family protein has product MKIGMNLLLWADTVTPEHDPLLEELKAMGFDGVEIPIFNGADTAPYERLGKRLREIGLGATAVTVMSPQANPIALDEGIRKAAVEHLDGVLACCAAAGAEVLCGPIHSALGHFSGAAPTEEEFKLGVDTLQKVAEKAQGHGVLLACEYLNRFENYFLTTAEQTVKFVDAVGHPSCGMMYDSFHAHIEEKSQKAAIGSCGKRIIHAHVSENDRGTPGTGQVDWDGYFSGLKDVGFDRWYTIEAFGRALPALAAATRVWRDLFPDPMGLCREGLAFIKQRTGG; this is encoded by the coding sequence ATGAAGATCGGGATGAACCTCCTGCTTTGGGCCGATACCGTCACGCCCGAGCATGATCCCTTGCTGGAAGAATTGAAGGCAATGGGCTTCGACGGTGTCGAGATCCCGATCTTCAACGGCGCCGACACGGCGCCTTACGAGCGGCTCGGCAAGCGTCTGAGGGAGATCGGCCTGGGCGCGACGGCCGTCACGGTGATGTCGCCGCAGGCCAATCCCATTGCACTCGATGAAGGTATCCGCAAGGCGGCTGTCGAGCACCTTGACGGCGTGCTCGCCTGCTGCGCCGCCGCCGGAGCCGAGGTGCTTTGCGGGCCGATTCACTCGGCCCTGGGGCACTTCTCGGGAGCCGCGCCGACGGAGGAGGAATTCAAGCTGGGCGTCGACACCCTGCAGAAGGTCGCCGAGAAGGCGCAAGGGCATGGGGTCTTGCTCGCCTGCGAATATCTCAACCGGTTCGAGAACTATTTCCTGACGACCGCCGAGCAGACGGTGAAGTTCGTCGATGCCGTCGGGCATCCCTCGTGCGGGATGATGTACGACAGCTTCCACGCGCATATCGAGGAGAAGTCGCAGAAGGCGGCAATCGGCTCCTGCGGCAAGCGGATCATCCACGCCCACGTCTCCGAGAACGACCGGGGGACGCCCGGCACCGGCCAGGTGGACTGGGACGGCTACTTCTCGGGGCTCAAGGACGTCGGCTTCGACCGCTGGTACACGATCGAGGCATTCGGACGGGCCCTCCCCGCGTTAGCTGCCGCAACCCGTGTCTGGCGCGACCTGTTCCCTGACCCGATGGGCCTCTGCCGAGAGGGGCTCGCATTCATCAAGCAGAGGACAGGGGGCTGA
- a CDS encoding polyprenyl synthetase family protein — protein MIEVARPSPVIDWLAPSSDRDRIDRSLHEFLAESRRKHLGNTHLSSLYERMCKCVLNGGKRIRPRLCLASYRIVSGTEAFPPRPVWQVASSLEIFHSFMLVHDDLIDESVVRRDQDALHEALRREHDRPDSERARKLGHDLALLGGDLMFALGMRMVSRSGIDPTIALQIQSLLSDMLLETGLGEALDVLYDDRPLDQMTEGQIVEAYIRKTARYSISGPLVLGAMLAQAPRTVWRALDRYGDLLGLGYQIRNDLDAMAVCLDEGDHPDLDGGKRTLLLWTAYQRLSPPGQLDLEQALASPPTLERRRRLDSLIRESGAIESCEDRLRLLQEQAHATLLESPLDPLQRRSFLALVDLLPGGVPSPLPNAVAH, from the coding sequence GTGATCGAGGTCGCACGCCCCTCCCCGGTCATTGATTGGCTCGCACCATCGAGCGATCGTGACCGGATCGACCGGTCTCTTCACGAGTTCCTCGCCGAATCGCGGCGAAAACATCTTGGCAACACGCATCTTTCGTCATTGTACGAACGAATGTGTAAATGTGTTCTGAATGGCGGGAAACGCATTCGACCTCGGCTCTGCCTGGCGAGCTACCGAATTGTGTCAGGAACCGAAGCGTTTCCTCCTCGGCCGGTCTGGCAAGTCGCAAGCAGCCTGGAAATTTTCCACTCGTTCATGCTAGTTCACGATGATCTGATTGACGAAAGTGTAGTTCGGCGTGACCAGGATGCGTTGCACGAGGCGTTGCGGAGGGAGCACGACCGCCCCGATTCGGAACGAGCTCGAAAACTCGGTCATGATCTGGCATTGCTTGGTGGCGACTTGATGTTTGCCCTCGGGATGCGGATGGTCAGTCGGTCGGGAATCGACCCGACGATCGCACTCCAGATTCAATCATTACTTTCGGACATGCTGCTTGAGACAGGGCTGGGGGAAGCGCTCGACGTTCTCTACGATGACCGTCCGCTCGATCAGATGACTGAAGGCCAGATCGTCGAGGCCTACATTCGAAAAACAGCTCGGTATAGTATTTCCGGGCCTCTCGTCCTTGGAGCAATGCTCGCTCAGGCTCCCCGAACAGTTTGGCGGGCACTCGATCGATATGGCGACTTGCTGGGCCTGGGGTATCAGATCCGCAACGATCTCGATGCCATGGCCGTATGCCTTGACGAGGGTGATCACCCCGACCTCGACGGCGGCAAGCGCACCCTTCTGCTTTGGACCGCGTATCAACGGCTCTCCCCCCCCGGACAACTCGATCTTGAGCAAGCCCTGGCGAGCCCGCCGACCTTGGAGCGTCGCCGCCGACTTGACTCCCTGATCCGCGAGAGTGGTGCCATTGAGTCCTGCGAAGATCGTTTGCGATTGCTCCAGGAACAGGCTCACGCCACGCTTCTTGAGTCTCCCCTGGATCCCCTTCAACGACGGTCGTTTCTGGCCTTGGTGGACTTGCTTCCGGGGGGAGTCCCGAGTCCTTTGCCCAATGCCGTCGCTCACTGA
- a CDS encoding ACT domain-containing protein: MAGSPGPRPPGLQPDRRPRLDRRPLAAAEVNRFVVSTFDTDYVLMPGRLLSRAVEVLLQACHEVRDL, encoded by the coding sequence ATGGCGGGTTCTCCAGGTCCAAGGCCCCCTGGCCTTCAACCTGACCGGCGTCCTCGCCTCGATCGCCGGCCCCTGGCTGCGGCCGAAGTGAATCGATTTGTCGTCTCGACCTTCGACACCGATTACGTGCTCATGCCCGGCCGGTTGCTCAGCCGGGCCGTTGAGGTCCTCCTCCAGGCCTGCCACGAGGTGCGAGACCTGTAA
- a CDS encoding phytoene desaturase: MGMGVAASFDPNPAPVDRNVTGDARPKAVVIGSGFGGLAAAIRLQAKGYSTTILEMRDKPGGRAYVFEDEGFIFDAGPTIITVPFIFDELAEVAGKRLSDYVSIVPCDPYYRIYFDDGMTFDYVGDPERFEAEIRKFNPSDVEGYRRFADYTRRVFDRAFTDLAHHSFHSVWEMAKVAPDLIKLRAEVPVFRRVSQFIQDPHLRIALSFEPLLIGGNPLRSSSIYAMIHYLEKTWGVHFAMGGTGALVSGLVRMFQDIGGQVELNARVEEIEVENRHARRVRLADGRRFDAEVVVSNGDVANTYRKLIGPEHRRKWTDRRLERMRYAMSLFVIYFGTNRTYDHLPHHAILLGPRYEGLLRDIFDRKIVADDFSLYLHTPTRTDPSLAPPGCDGFYVLSPVPHLGGGQDWDAIKEDYADRILASMEKAHLLPDLRKHLVTKRIFTPKDFETHLDAYMGTAFQFEPVLTQSAWFRPHNKSEDVEGLYFVGAGTHPGAGLPGVVSSAKVLDHWLPPVSRSVSAR, from the coding sequence ATGGGTATGGGAGTAGCCGCCTCGTTTGACCCGAATCCGGCTCCAGTGGACCGCAATGTTACGGGGGATGCGAGGCCGAAGGCCGTCGTGATCGGAAGCGGCTTCGGCGGCCTGGCCGCGGCGATTCGTCTGCAGGCCAAAGGCTATTCCACGACCATTCTTGAGATGCGCGATAAGCCCGGCGGTCGTGCTTATGTGTTCGAAGATGAAGGCTTCATCTTCGACGCAGGGCCAACGATCATCACCGTGCCGTTTATCTTCGACGAACTCGCGGAAGTCGCAGGCAAGCGATTGAGTGATTATGTTTCGATTGTTCCTTGCGACCCGTATTATCGCATTTACTTTGATGACGGGATGACGTTCGATTACGTCGGAGATCCCGAACGGTTCGAGGCGGAAATCCGGAAGTTTAATCCCTCGGATGTGGAGGGATACCGTCGCTTCGCAGATTACACTCGGCGCGTCTTTGACCGTGCCTTCACCGATCTGGCTCATCATTCGTTCCATAGTGTCTGGGAGATGGCCAAGGTCGCTCCCGATTTGATCAAGTTGCGTGCTGAAGTGCCGGTGTTCCGTCGCGTCTCGCAGTTCATTCAGGATCCTCACCTGCGAATTGCCTTGTCGTTTGAACCGTTGCTCATCGGGGGCAATCCGCTGCGATCGTCGTCGATTTACGCGATGATCCACTATCTGGAGAAGACCTGGGGTGTCCACTTTGCAATGGGGGGGACGGGAGCGCTGGTCAGTGGCCTGGTCCGTATGTTTCAAGACATCGGCGGTCAGGTTGAGTTGAATGCTCGGGTCGAGGAAATCGAGGTCGAGAACCGCCACGCCCGACGGGTCCGCCTGGCTGACGGCCGCCGATTTGATGCCGAGGTGGTGGTGTCCAACGGAGACGTGGCGAACACGTACCGCAAGCTGATTGGCCCCGAACATCGCCGCAAGTGGACCGATCGCCGGCTCGAACGGATGCGATACGCCATGAGCTTGTTCGTCATCTATTTCGGCACGAATCGGACGTACGACCACCTGCCGCACCACGCGATTCTTCTCGGGCCACGTTACGAAGGCTTACTGCGTGACATTTTTGATCGCAAGATCGTGGCTGACGACTTTTCACTCTACCTCCACACTCCCACGCGAACCGACCCAAGCCTGGCACCTCCTGGATGCGACGGGTTCTATGTGCTGAGCCCAGTGCCTCACCTTGGCGGTGGTCAAGACTGGGATGCAATCAAAGAGGATTACGCCGACCGCATCCTCGCCTCCATGGAGAAAGCGCACCTGTTGCCCGATCTTCGGAAGCACCTCGTGACCAAGCGGATCTTTACGCCCAAGGATTTTGAGACGCACCTCGATGCCTACATGGGAACGGCCTTCCAGTTCGAACCTGTCCTGACGCAATCGGCCTGGTTCCGTCCTCATAACAAGAGCGAAGATGTCGAGGGCCTTTATTTCGTCGGAGCCGGAACCCATCCGGGAGCGGGCCTTCCCGGTGTGGTCAGCAGTGCGAAGGTGCTCGATCACTGGCTCCCGCCTGTCAGTCGCTCGGTCTCGGCAAGGTGA
- a CDS encoding carbon storage regulator has translation MLVLGRKPSERILIGSELRITVLGLEGKQVRLGIEAPAEVTIVREEVRAKDRSSTSIDHESTGPTMV, from the coding sequence ATGCTGGTACTAGGTCGCAAGCCGTCCGAGCGGATTCTCATCGGAAGCGAATTGCGGATCACCGTGCTGGGCCTGGAAGGGAAGCAGGTCCGCCTCGGGATCGAAGCCCCCGCCGAGGTGACGATTGTTCGAGAAGAAGTGAGAGCAAAGGATCGAAGCTCCACTTCCATCGATCACGAATCGACCGGGCCGACAATGGTTTGA
- a CDS encoding phytoene/squalene synthase family protein — MASRKTSPLDLAVGERRCRRITRHYAKTFFFASHCLPRLIRRHSYAVYGFCRWADNAVDEATDLDDATRRLDHVRTVLALAYSDAPAPSGVLAFRKTLRDRAIPRRLFDDLLDGMAMDLTEDRYPDYPALDLYCYRVAGVVGLMMTHVFGYRDECCLPQALALGRAMQLTNILRDVREDLDRGRIYLPQDELVRFGVSEGQLAEQRVDDSFRAFMRFQIDRARQAYAESEQGVPFLIGAASRLTVRVMGRLYGGILDEIERLDYDVFQTRAHVSTPRKLRLLTACQRETISESLRRSWS, encoded by the coding sequence ATGGCGTCGCGAAAGACCAGTCCCCTTGACCTTGCGGTCGGAGAACGGCGCTGTCGACGCATCACCCGACACTACGCCAAGACGTTTTTCTTTGCCTCGCACTGTTTACCTCGATTGATTCGTCGCCATTCGTACGCCGTTTACGGCTTTTGCCGGTGGGCCGATAATGCGGTGGACGAGGCGACGGATCTCGACGATGCGACCCGGCGACTCGATCATGTTCGCACCGTGCTAGCGTTGGCCTATTCAGACGCTCCCGCACCTTCGGGAGTCCTGGCATTCCGGAAAACGCTGCGCGATCGGGCGATTCCTCGACGCTTGTTTGACGACCTGCTCGACGGCATGGCGATGGATCTGACCGAGGATCGCTATCCGGACTACCCGGCTCTGGATCTTTATTGCTATCGGGTTGCCGGTGTCGTTGGGTTGATGATGACACACGTATTCGGGTATCGTGACGAATGCTGCCTGCCTCAAGCGCTCGCACTTGGCCGGGCAATGCAATTGACCAACATCCTCCGAGATGTCCGTGAAGACCTCGATCGGGGCCGCATCTATCTGCCACAGGATGAGCTGGTCCGATTCGGCGTCTCAGAGGGGCAGTTGGCCGAACAGCGTGTTGATGACTCGTTTCGGGCCTTCATGCGGTTCCAGATCGATCGGGCCAGACAGGCGTATGCCGAATCCGAGCAGGGGGTTCCCTTCCTGATCGGTGCGGCCAGTCGGCTGACAGTCCGAGTCATGGGACGGCTCTATGGTGGCATCCTCGACGAGATCGAGCGACTCGATTACGACGTCTTCCAGACTCGAGCCCACGTCTCAACCCCCCGGAAGCTCCGGTTGCTGACCGCCTGTCAGCGAGAGACGATCAGCGAGAGTTTGCGACGCTCCTGGAGCTGA
- the typA gene encoding translational GTPase TypA, translating into MTRRDDIRNVAIIAHVDHGKTTLVDAMLRQSGSFRENQLMGDCILDSNDLERERGITILAKNIAIGYGATKINIIDTPGHADFGGEVERTLQMADGCLLLVDSFEGPMPQTKFVLRKAFANKLRPIVVVNKIDRPDARPLEVLDEVFETFIELGADDLQLDFPYLFASGRSGYASHDSEARSGDIRPLLDLIVEKIPGPEVNADGPLKMLCTTLDFSEYVGRIAIGRIASGTVKKGQSASLVKAGAKLVPSTVNQVLVFDKLGRVEVESASAGDLVALVGLPAVDIGDTIASADDPTPLPRIEVDEPTLSMFFTINDSPLTGEGEYLTSRHLKDRLDRELQSNVALRVEPTEDRDSFMVSGRGLLHLSVLIETMRREGYELSVGKPEVVTKMIDGVKHEPYEYLVIDVPQEHRGPAMELVGNRRGELLNMDLKGTYAHMEFVIPARGLLGLRTRLLSATQGEAIMHHNFHEFRPFRGDIPRRPNGVMISNCRGQAIAFALDGLQQRGVMFVAPGDEVYEGMIVAEHARDNDLVVNPSKEKKLTNMRASGSDKNILLKPPRDLTLEIALEYIEDDELVEVTPSKIRLRKKELREEDRKRAERSAKDRKKAVGA; encoded by the coding sequence ATGACCCGACGCGACGATATCCGAAACGTGGCCATCATCGCCCACGTCGACCACGGGAAGACCACCCTGGTCGATGCCATGCTCCGCCAGTCGGGCTCGTTCCGTGAGAACCAGCTCATGGGCGACTGCATCCTCGACTCCAACGACCTTGAGCGCGAGCGAGGCATCACCATTCTCGCCAAGAATATCGCCATCGGCTACGGCGCGACGAAAATCAACATCATCGACACCCCCGGCCACGCCGACTTCGGCGGTGAGGTCGAGCGCACCCTTCAGATGGCCGACGGCTGCCTGTTACTGGTCGATTCCTTCGAAGGGCCGATGCCGCAGACGAAGTTCGTCCTGCGAAAGGCGTTCGCCAACAAGCTCCGGCCGATCGTCGTCGTCAACAAGATCGACCGCCCCGATGCTCGACCGCTTGAAGTGCTCGACGAGGTCTTCGAAACCTTCATCGAGCTTGGAGCCGACGACCTGCAGCTCGACTTCCCCTACTTGTTCGCCTCAGGCCGATCCGGTTATGCCTCGCACGACTCTGAGGCCCGATCCGGCGACATCCGTCCCCTGCTCGACCTGATCGTCGAAAAAATTCCCGGCCCCGAGGTCAACGCCGACGGCCCCTTGAAGATGCTCTGCACGACGCTCGACTTCTCCGAGTACGTCGGGCGAATCGCCATCGGCCGCATCGCCTCCGGGACCGTCAAGAAGGGGCAATCGGCCTCACTGGTCAAGGCCGGCGCCAAGCTTGTTCCCAGCACCGTCAATCAGGTCCTCGTCTTCGATAAGCTCGGCCGGGTCGAGGTCGAATCGGCCTCGGCTGGCGATCTCGTCGCCCTGGTCGGCCTGCCGGCGGTGGACATCGGCGACACGATCGCCTCGGCCGACGACCCGACCCCCTTGCCTCGCATCGAGGTCGACGAGCCTACCCTCAGCATGTTCTTCACCATCAATGACTCTCCGCTGACCGGCGAAGGCGAATACCTCACCTCCCGCCACCTCAAGGACCGCCTCGACCGCGAGCTGCAATCGAACGTCGCCCTTCGCGTCGAGCCGACCGAGGACCGGGACTCGTTCATGGTCTCCGGCCGCGGCCTCCTCCACCTCTCCGTCCTCATCGAGACGATGCGACGTGAGGGGTATGAGCTGTCCGTCGGCAAGCCGGAGGTCGTGACCAAGATGATCGACGGCGTCAAGCACGAGCCGTACGAGTACCTGGTCATCGACGTCCCCCAGGAGCACCGCGGGCCGGCCATGGAACTCGTCGGCAACCGCCGGGGAGAGCTGCTCAACATGGACCTGAAGGGCACCTATGCCCACATGGAATTCGTCATCCCCGCCCGCGGGCTGCTCGGCCTCCGAACCCGGTTGCTGAGCGCCACGCAGGGGGAGGCGATCATGCATCACAACTTCCACGAATTCCGCCCCTTCCGCGGCGACATCCCCCGCCGCCCGAACGGCGTGATGATCAGCAACTGCCGCGGACAGGCGATCGCCTTCGCCCTCGACGGCCTCCAGCAGCGCGGCGTGATGTTCGTCGCCCCCGGCGACGAGGTTTATGAAGGGATGATCGTTGCCGAGCACGCGCGCGACAACGACCTCGTCGTCAACCCGTCGAAGGAGAAGAAGCTTACGAACATGCGGGCTTCCGGGTCCGACAAGAACATCCTGCTCAAGCCCCCCCGTGATCTGACCCTCGAAATCGCCCTCGAATACATCGAGGACGACGAACTCGTCGAGGTCACCCCCTCCAAGATCCGCCTTCGCAAGAAGGAGCTTCGCGAGGAAGACCGCAAGCGTGCCGAGCGATCCGCCAAGGACCGGAAGAAGGCAGTTGGCGCCTGA
- a CDS encoding Gfo/Idh/MocA family protein, which yields MPATKDLRIGIIGYGFMGRTHSNAYKQVPQFFDSPLRPVLKAVCGRDANNAKAFAERWGYESIETDWRKLIARDDIDAIDICTPNNTHAEIAIAAAEAGKMVLCEKPLAMNLKEGQEMVDAIEKAGVPNTVWYNYRRVPAVTLAKQLIDEGRLGKIFHYRANFLQDWTISADLPQGGAALWRLDAAAAGSGVTGDLLAHCIDTALWLNGKITDVSAMTETFIKERKHNLTGKVEKVGIDDACAFLCHFENGSLGLFESTRYARGHKALYTLEINGEHASIRWDLHDLHRLEYFDHRDDSLVRGWRSVHITDGDMPYMKHWWVPGLQIGYEHTFIHQFADFLDCAAQGKPCPPTFRDALATQAVCDAVLDSAEQKKWEDVVPV from the coding sequence ATGCCCGCCACGAAAGACCTCCGAATCGGTATCATCGGCTACGGCTTCATGGGCCGAACGCATTCGAATGCCTACAAACAGGTTCCGCAGTTCTTCGATTCCCCGCTCCGCCCCGTCCTGAAGGCCGTATGCGGCCGCGACGCGAACAACGCCAAGGCCTTCGCCGAGCGTTGGGGGTACGAGTCGATCGAAACCGACTGGCGCAAACTCATCGCTCGCGACGACATCGACGCCATCGACATTTGCACGCCCAATAACACGCACGCCGAGATCGCGATTGCCGCCGCCGAGGCCGGCAAGATGGTCCTTTGCGAAAAGCCCCTGGCCATGAATCTCAAAGAAGGTCAGGAGATGGTGGATGCCATTGAGAAGGCCGGTGTTCCCAACACCGTCTGGTACAACTATCGGCGCGTGCCGGCCGTGACGTTGGCGAAGCAACTGATCGACGAAGGCCGGCTCGGCAAGATCTTCCACTATCGGGCCAATTTTCTGCAGGACTGGACCATCTCGGCCGACTTGCCGCAGGGTGGTGCCGCCCTCTGGCGCCTCGATGCAGCCGCAGCCGGCTCGGGGGTCACGGGCGACCTGCTCGCCCACTGTATCGATACTGCATTATGGCTTAATGGAAAGATTACCGATGTTTCTGCGATGACCGAGACGTTCATCAAGGAGCGTAAACATAACCTCACTGGGAAAGTAGAGAAGGTTGGCATCGACGACGCCTGTGCCTTCCTCTGCCACTTCGAGAACGGCTCGCTCGGCCTGTTCGAGTCCACCCGCTATGCCCGGGGGCATAAGGCCCTGTACACCTTGGAGATCAACGGCGAACACGCCTCGATCCGGTGGGATCTGCACGACCTGCACCGCCTCGAATACTTCGACCACCGAGACGATTCCCTCGTCCGGGGCTGGCGATCGGTCCACATCACCGACGGCGACATGCCCTACATGAAGCACTGGTGGGTTCCCGGCCTTCAAATTGGTTATGAGCATACCTTCATTCATCAATTCGCCGACTTCCTCGACTGTGCTGCCCAGGGGAAGCCCTGTCCCCCGACCTTCCGTGACGCCCTAGCCACGCAGGCCGTCTGCGATGCTGTGCTCGACTCGGCTGAACAGAAGAAGTGGGAAGACGTGGTGCCCGTCTGA